The window AAAAAAAGCAGGCGATGCAATCTATAAAATTGACCAGCGGGAGCAGGAGGCAGATCCCGATTTCGTAATCCGGGGGGTGAAGATCGGCGGCGGCTCGCGGATGAAAGTGCTTGCCGAGATCATGGACGCCCACCGGTGCGAAGACCTGCATGAAAAGGTGGAGCGGTTCTTTTTTGCCGGTGCTGATATCGTGGATCTCGGCTTCGGGTTCGATGCGACACCGGAGGATGTGTCACGGGCATTTTCCCTTGTGGCAGATATCAACCGCCCGCTCGCGGTGGATTCACAAGACCCTCTCCTGATCCATGCTGCACTTGGACGGGCGGATCTCGTTCTCTCCCTGCAGGAACAAAATATCCCGGTGATCGGGCGCGAAGTGGCAGAGGCCGGTGCAGCAGCAGTCATTGTGCCGGGCAGCAGCACGCTTGCGAAGAATATTGCGATGGCCAAACAGACCGGTATCGCATGCATCATCGCCGATCCGCTCCTCCAGCCCGTTGGCTCGGGACTCGTTGCATCGCTGAAAAATTTTAAGAGAAGTAATTATCCGCTCTTTTTCGGGGCCGGCAACGTTGTCGAGCTGCTGGACGCCGACTCGATCGGGGCAAACGCATTGCTGGCCGGTATGGCACAGGAGGTGGGCGCATCGGTCATCTTCTCAAGCGAACACTCCGACAAGACCCGGGGATCCATTGGCGAGATGCGCCGGGCAACCGGGATGATGGTGCTCACCCGCGACCGCCCCTATCCCAAGGATCTCGGCATCGACCTGCTCGTGCTCAAGGAGAAACGACGCCGGCGCGAACCACCCGTTGAATACGAGACGGTCACGGCAGCAAAAACAATCCCGGACGAGATCGCGTACGATCCCAAGGGTAACTTCCGGATCGGGATCGAGGGCGACCAGATCATTGCCGCGATCAATGGCAAAGCGGTGCGGGGGAGGCGCTGGCAGGATGTGCTTGCCACAATCATCTCGCACGGGGATGTCACCCTGCTCGATCATGCCGGGTATCTCGGCCGGGAACTTTACAAAGCGGAACTCGCGATCCGGTACGGGCGGAGTTTTGAGCAGGACGGGGAGTTCTGAAACAGGTACATTTCAATGAAAAAATTTGAGACTCGGTAATACACTGCCCTGGAGGGAGATTTTTCCCCATCAGGTGTGATAATTTTGCCAATCACGATCGCTTTTTCTTTGGAGCGGGTGGCGGGGGAAAGGGCATTTCCCCGCCATCGATAAACCGGTTCCAGTTGAGCTGGCTGAACATTTTCGTCTGGAGGATTGCTCCCTTGTTCCGGGTATTGAGGACGGAAACACTGCTCGAAATAAATGGGGGGATCATGAGAAGTTCCTCATCATCAATGATCAATTCAAGAGTGTTTTCGAAGTTCATGAGTTTGGTTATTTCAACAAATTCCGGTGGTGCAAACGGTGGCGGGACACTGAATTGAGCCGGAGAGATGACATGGACATCCGCATTTTTTCCCGGAAATAACGCAAGAAGTTTTCCCTGGAGCGCCTCATCATCTGAAATGACTATGAGTTTGAGTGAAACATCCCTGATTTTCACTTTCTCAATGAACTTAAGGTACCGTTCCCCGATCATACAGCTGATCTGTCGTTTTGCTTTTCCAAAGAGATCCCGGATTTTATACTCGATGTTGGCGTCCCCGTAGATGGTCCAGAGGGCATCTTCCTTGTCAGTCCGCACCTTCTTTTTCTCGAGAGTAATAAGTGCCGCTAATGCCTGCTCCCCTGCATCCCTGTGTTTGTCCATGAGGAGATTGATCGCCATTTCCGGAGAAATCGCACTATACCGGGCCGGTTTTGAGATTCTCTTTACTGCAAGCCCCATGTCCGCAAGATGATCCAGTGCCTCGTATACGCTCGGTTTTGAGATGGAGAGAAAATCGATGATCTCCTTTGCTTCGGCATTGTCGTACAGCACCAGCGCAGCGTAAACCCTCGCATCATAATTGGATAACCCGAGATCATTGAGCGATTTTATGAGCGAAGTGGGGATGCTCTCCATAGTAGAAATTCTGCCATGTGGAGTTAAATTCATTTGTACCGGAAATCTTTTCCTTCCGGAATATTTAATCTTCCCAAAGTAGTAAAAAAAATACTACAGTTTGGATAGCCTTTTTAACAATGTACGCTAAACTATACAAAACACGTAGTAAAAAAATTTACTACTAGTTAGTATAAACCATTGAGGAAAGTACATGTTCAGTTTTGAAGAAACATGCCGAACTCCGGCACGAACAGGAATCAATAAACCCGTTTTCACCAATGGTGGAATCACACATAAGAACAGCAACAATCCGATGCGGATCCTGTTATTTGCAGGTACCCTGCTGGCGATTTGTCTCTTTGTTGGTACAGCCAGCGCAATAACGACACCCGAGGCTGCGGCAGCATCCGCAAAAGTGTATGTTTCGAATGTCACCTATGATCCCGGATCAATGTACGACGGAGATAAAGCGACCGTTGACATCAAAGTCACAAATGGGAACACCGATACGGGAATTGTTATCAACCATGCACAACTGACTGACAATACCATAAAGACCATCAGCAGACCCTACGACACATCCTCAAATATCGGCCCCGGTCAGACACGGGATTTTATCTTTGAAATTACTGCTGATGGAAAAGAAAGTTACTATTACCCAACGTTTTCTATGAGTTTCCTGGAATCTGACAGCATGTATTACCGGACCTTTGTTGAGATTGATAACTCTCTCCCCGAGCTGACGTTCATCGATAAACCAGACACGTTCTCCGCAGGGAAAAAAGACAAAATTTCTGCGAAAATATCCAATCCCCGCAGTAATGCGCTGGAAAATGTCGTAGTGGAAATAATCGGCACGGATACAACCGTCAACCCGTCCAAGATAGCTCTTGGGACAATTGACGCGGGGGGATATGTCCTAGTAGATTTCTCCGTAACTCCGCAACAGCAGACAGATCTCACTTTAAAAGTCACCTACGATAATGGTGATAATACCCACACAATGTCAGAATCACTTCCGCTTATATTCGGAGAGAACAAGAAGCAGGCCGATCCAAAAGTGAATAATATCAAGATCACGAAAGAGGGCACGGTCTATCACGTGACAGGAGATGTCACGAATGCAGGACTGGAAACGGCAAATGCGGTCACGATTACATCGAGTTCTCCTGCAACAGCCCAGGACCCGTACAAGGCCTATGTAGTAGGCGTTCTGAAACCGGATGACTTCGGGAGTTTTGAAGTTTCATTCACTACCGAGAGTACAACAAGCATCCCCCTCCAGATGACGTACAAGGATGCTGACGGCAACGTGATCACTTCACAACAGAATATCAATCTCGCAACTGCCACCTCATCAGAGCAGAATACGACTCAACCTTCAATTCTCCCCATCGTAGGGGTAATCATCATCATTGCGCTTATTGGTGGCGGGTACCTCTACATGCGGAAACGAAAAGCCGAGTAGGAGGGAGATATCATGCAACCGGCCATCCAGTTCGAGGATGTGGTGAAGATCTACCCTCTCAAGTCGGGGGATGTAACGGCACTCAATCATATCTCATTTGAGGTACAGCGGGGGGAGTTCATCTCGATCATGGGACCATCGGGATCAGGTAAATCAACCCTCCTCACCCTCATGGGATGTCTTGACAAACCTACCTCCGGGAATATCTTTATGAGCGGGGTCCCGATCCGGGATATGTCCGACATGGAACTGACCTCCCTGCGCAGGGACCGGATCGGTTTCATCTTCCAGTACTTCAACCTCTTCCCGCTCTTGAACATCATCGAGAACGTCAGTTTTCCCCAGATGCTCAAGTCCGGAGTCAACGAGGCTCGGGCGCGGGAAGTGCTCCGGGCAGTCCAGCTGGACGAAAAACTCTACACGCATACACCCATGGAATTGTCCGGGGGCCAGCAGCAACGGGTAGCGATCGCCCGCTCTCTCATCAACGATCCCGACATCCTCCTGTGCGATGAACCTACGGGAAACCTCGATTCTAAAACGGGGGCAAGTATCATGGAGCTCATGACGGAACTCAACAAAAACGGCGCTACGATCATTGTCGTGACGCACGATCCCAATGTGGCGAATTATACGAACCGGACGATCCGGATTGTTGACGGGTGTATTGCCTCATGATATTCTGGGAAATTGCAAAGCGCAATCTCCGGATCCATATGCTCCGGTCAGCCCTTGCGATGCTCGGCATCGTAATCGGGGTCGTTGCAATCGCCTCGATGGGGATCCTGGGAAACAGTATGGTTGCGACCGTCTCAGAAAGCCTCTCCTCGGTGGGAGACAGCGTTATCGTCAGCCCGTATTCTGGCGGTGGCGGAGGTATGGGACCCGGGGGAGGTGGTGGCGGGGGGAGCTCAGCGAACCTGAAACTCTCCGACCAGCAATATCAGCAGATCAAACGAGCCGTAGCTCCCAATGTGGCGATTCCGGTGCTCTCGACATCGGAACGTATGAAAGTGGGTGTTGGCAGTGATGATATTGTTGCAACCATCTATGGCGTGGATCCCCAGTATATCACGGATCTTAACCTGAAGTTGACCGCAGGTGATTATAACAACGGCAACTCCGGCTGCCTAGTAGGTTCCACGTTTGCCGAGGACAATAATATCAAAGTTGGCTCTCGTATTTCCATCGGTAGTGAT of the Methanomicrobiales archaeon HGW-Methanomicrobiales-1 genome contains:
- a CDS encoding dihydropteroate synthase-like protein, which translates into the protein MHILLPTGAATAEMVKQAVAGFDADVVVTGEIASFLTPHKLHTLIQKGKYDLVIVSGMCTASFEKVERETGVPVYRGPRHAADLGFILPLLDSITLSRTVPADDFLAAKKAGDAIYKIDQREQEADPDFVIRGVKIGGGSRMKVLAEIMDAHRCEDLHEKVERFFFAGADIVDLGFGFDATPEDVSRAFSLVADINRPLAVDSQDPLLIHAALGRADLVLSLQEQNIPVIGREVAEAGAAAVIVPGSSTLAKNIAMAKQTGIACIIADPLLQPVGSGLVASLKNFKRSNYPLFFGAGNVVELLDADSIGANALLAGMAQEVGASVIFSSEHSDKTRGSIGEMRRATGMMVLTRDRPYPKDLGIDLLVLKEKRRRREPPVEYETVTAAKTIPDEIAYDPKGNFRIGIEGDQIIAAINGKAVRGRRWQDVLATIISHGDVTLLDHAGYLGRELYKAELAIRYGRSFEQDGEF
- a CDS encoding lipoprotein-releasing system ATP-binding protein LolD, translating into MQPAIQFEDVVKIYPLKSGDVTALNHISFEVQRGEFISIMGPSGSGKSTLLTLMGCLDKPTSGNIFMSGVPIRDMSDMELTSLRRDRIGFIFQYFNLFPLLNIIENVSFPQMLKSGVNEARAREVLRAVQLDEKLYTHTPMELSGGQQQRVAIARSLINDPDILLCDEPTGNLDSKTGASIMELMTELNKNGATIIVVTHDPNVANYTNRTIRIVDGCIAS